A region from the Brachyspira hampsonii genome encodes:
- a CDS encoding beta-glucoside-specific PTS transporter subunit IIABC, which yields MGKYESLAKEIIKNVGGKENINSLTHCVTRLRFKLKDEGKANDEVLKNMDGVVTVMKSGGQYQVVIGNHVAEVYADVSNAAGIENASSNASEEEKNTSLFNRAVDTISGIFQPILGVMSACGVLKGINALLIALGVYTNKSGCYVLINGMGDALFMFLPLFLGFTSAKKFNLKPTIGLAIGAAMCYPALQLSTLSASGEPLYTLFNNTIFASNVYINFLGIPIISMNYTSTVIPVIFVVYFASKCEKFFTKFVPDVVKFFVLPMLVIFVSLSVGFIVIGPVTTFASLIVSKIVFTIRDFSPLVSGAIVGACWQILVIFGMHWAFLPVHFNNIITLGYDTIITPYFGSTFATVGVVFAILLKTKNKKLKDVAFPSGISAVFGITEPAIYGVILPLKKPFVVNCVVAGIVGGFFGLFDLHKFFMGGLGVFAFPGMINPDGTHTNLIIAVIGALIAVVLAFIITWIIYKDKQTEENTNASNNNTSDNNTSGKENASSKLLEKETIFSPLKGKLLKLKDSKDEAFGSESLGKGALIIPEEGRVVSPVNGTISTVTSTLHAVGITSDSGIEILIHIGINTVELNGKYFKSNLKEGDKVSIGDTLMEFDIDSIVKEGYPIESPIIIVNTDEYLDVLETESNVNVNYKDSILTVIK from the coding sequence ATGGGAAAATATGAATCATTAGCAAAAGAAATCATTAAAAATGTAGGAGGAAAAGAAAATATTAATTCACTTACTCATTGTGTTACTCGATTAAGATTCAAATTAAAAGATGAGGGTAAGGCAAATGATGAAGTATTAAAGAATATGGACGGTGTTGTTACAGTAATGAAAAGCGGCGGACAGTATCAAGTAGTTATAGGCAATCATGTAGCAGAAGTTTATGCTGATGTTTCAAATGCTGCCGGTATAGAAAATGCTTCGTCAAATGCTAGTGAAGAAGAAAAAAATACAAGTTTATTTAATAGGGCAGTTGATACTATATCTGGAATATTTCAGCCTATATTAGGAGTGATGTCTGCATGCGGTGTATTAAAAGGGATAAATGCACTGTTGATTGCATTGGGAGTTTATACAAATAAATCAGGCTGTTATGTACTTATTAATGGTATGGGAGATGCTCTATTTATGTTCCTTCCTTTGTTTCTAGGTTTTACTTCAGCTAAGAAATTTAATTTAAAGCCTACAATAGGCTTAGCTATAGGTGCTGCTATGTGTTATCCTGCCTTACAGTTAAGTACTTTATCTGCAAGCGGAGAGCCTTTATATACATTGTTCAATAACACAATATTTGCTTCTAATGTATATATAAATTTTTTAGGAATACCTATCATATCTATGAATTATACATCAACTGTTATTCCGGTTATATTTGTTGTTTATTTTGCTTCAAAATGTGAAAAGTTTTTCACTAAATTTGTACCTGATGTAGTAAAATTCTTTGTACTTCCTATGCTAGTAATATTTGTTTCTTTATCTGTAGGATTTATAGTAATAGGACCTGTTACAACTTTTGCTTCGCTTATAGTATCAAAAATAGTATTTACTATAAGAGATTTCAGTCCTTTAGTTTCAGGGGCCATAGTAGGGGCATGCTGGCAGATATTAGTTATATTTGGAATGCATTGGGCTTTTCTTCCTGTTCACTTTAATAATATTATTACATTAGGATATGATACTATAATAACTCCTTATTTTGGATCTACATTTGCTACAGTAGGAGTTGTATTTGCAATTTTATTAAAGACAAAAAATAAAAAACTTAAAGATGTGGCTTTCCCAAGCGGAATATCAGCAGTATTTGGTATAACTGAGCCTGCTATTTACGGTGTTATATTGCCGCTTAAAAAACCTTTTGTTGTAAATTGTGTAGTAGCCGGTATAGTGGGCGGGTTCTTTGGTTTATTTGATTTGCATAAATTCTTTATGGGAGGACTTGGGGTATTTGCATTTCCGGGAATGATAAATCCAGACGGAACTCATACAAATTTAATTATTGCTGTTATAGGGGCTTTAATTGCTGTTGTTCTAGCTTTTATCATTACTTGGATAATATATAAAGATAAACAGACAGAAGAAAATACTAATGCATCTAATAATAATACATCTGACAATAATACATCCGGAAAGGAAAATGCTTCTTCTAAATTATTGGAAAAAGAAACTATATTCAGCCCATTAAAAGGAAAATTATTGAAATTAAAAGATTCAAAAGATGAGGCTTTTGGTTCTGAAAGTTTAGGTAAAGGTGCTTTGATAATACCTGAAGAAGGAAGGGTTGTGTCTCCTGTAAACGGAACTATAAGCACTGTTACTTCTACTCTTCATGCTGTAGGTATAACATCCGACAGCGGAATAGAAATATTAATACATATAGGAATTAATACTGTAGAATTAAATGGAAAGTATTTTAAAAGTAATTTAAAAGAAGGAGATAAAGTTTCTATAGGAGATACTTTAATGGAATTTGATATTGATTCTATTGTAAAAGAAGGATATCCAATAGAAAGTCCTATTATCATAGTAAATACTGATGAATATTTAGATGTATTAGAAACAGAAAGTAATGTTAATGTAAATTATAAAGATTCAATATTAACAGTAATAAAATAA
- a CDS encoding 6-phospho-beta-glucosidase, with the protein MAFPKNFLWGGATAANQCEGGFDKDGRGLANVDVCPIGEDRLKVISGKMKMFDFDDRHYYPAKLGIDMYNHYKEDIKLFGEMGFKVYRLSIAWSRIFPKGDEKMPNEKGLLFYENIFEECHKYGIEPLVTITHFDCPMHLIKEYGGWRNRKLIGFYENLCRTLFNRYKGLVKYWITFNEINMILHLPFMGAGLYFEEGEDEDKIKYQAAHHELVASALAVKIAHETYSDNKVGCMFAAGSTYPFDCRPENVWEALCRDRKEYFFVDVQAQGKYPNYALKMLEKNNCMPKIEEGDLKLLEENTVDFVSFSYYHSRCVNVYDNTQTSAGNVFASAKNPYLKYTDWGWSIDPLGLRVTLNQVYDRYRKPLFIVENGIGAIDTINENGEIIDDYRIDFHRDHIKVMKDAINIDGVDLMGYTTWGCIDLVSASSGEMKKRYGFIYVDLDNEGKGTLKRTKKKSFDWYKKVIASNGENLD; encoded by the coding sequence ATGGCTTTTCCTAAAAATTTTTTATGGGGCGGTGCTACTGCTGCCAATCAATGCGAAGGAGGTTTTGATAAAGACGGCAGAGGACTTGCTAATGTTGATGTTTGTCCTATTGGTGAAGATAGATTAAAAGTAATATCAGGTAAAATGAAAATGTTTGATTTTGATGATAGGCATTATTATCCGGCAAAACTTGGTATTGATATGTATAACCATTATAAAGAAGATATTAAACTTTTTGGAGAAATGGGATTTAAAGTATATCGTTTATCTATTGCTTGGAGCAGGATATTTCCAAAAGGTGATGAGAAAATGCCTAATGAAAAAGGTTTATTATTCTATGAAAATATTTTTGAAGAATGTCATAAATATGGAATAGAGCCTTTAGTTACTATTACACATTTCGATTGTCCTATGCATTTGATAAAAGAATACGGCGGATGGAGAAACCGAAAATTAATCGGATTTTATGAAAATCTTTGCAGAACTTTATTTAATAGATATAAAGGACTTGTAAAATATTGGATAACTTTCAATGAAATAAATATGATACTTCATCTTCCTTTTATGGGGGCAGGACTTTATTTTGAAGAAGGAGAAGATGAGGACAAAATAAAATATCAGGCTGCTCATCATGAATTAGTTGCTAGTGCATTAGCTGTGAAAATAGCACATGAAACATATTCTGATAATAAAGTGGGCTGTATGTTTGCAGCAGGAAGTACATATCCTTTTGACTGCCGACCTGAAAATGTATGGGAGGCATTATGCCGAGACAGAAAAGAGTATTTCTTTGTTGATGTTCAGGCTCAGGGTAAATATCCTAATTATGCTTTAAAAATGCTTGAGAAAAATAATTGTATGCCTAAAATAGAAGAAGGGGATTTAAAATTATTAGAAGAAAATACTGTAGATTTTGTTTCTTTTTCATATTATCATTCTAGATGTGTTAATGTTTATGATAATACTCAGACTTCTGCTGGAAATGTATTTGCTTCTGCTAAAAATCCATATCTTAAATATACAGATTGGGGTTGGTCTATAGATCCATTAGGACTTCGTGTAACTTTAAATCAAGTATATGATAGATACAGAAAACCTTTATTTATAGTAGAAAATGGAATAGGGGCTATTGACACTATAAATGAAAATGGAGAAATTATAGATGATTATAGGATAGATTTTCATAGGGATCATATAAAGGTTATGAAAGATGCTATTAATATAGATGGAGTTGATTTGATGGGGTATACTACTTGGGGATGTATTGATTTGGTTTCTGCAAGTTCCGGAGAAATGAAAAAGAGATACGGATTCATTTATGTAGATTTAGACAATGAAGGAAAAGGTACTTTAAAAAGAACTAAGAAAAAATCTTTTGATTGGTATAAAAAAGTTATAGCTTCTAATGGTGAAAATTTAGACTGA
- a CDS encoding DUF6348 family protein: protein MDNEELNNEELDEQFQKLYEEGNHKGIIKLILSLPKEQLNDDIKGQLAVAYNNISEFDLAIEILNSLSEETKSNHTWFYKIAYAYSGKSDMSNANLNIDRALYTLEMNKHSISNEEYDYYSNLYNNLKDYIQGGSLHYEANYVNIDDPDSIIKDVSSILANDIENEIIEGSIVIKKWNIFINAYPDTITDKSAVINYYISSPDWDRDIFECCASAGKDANTSVGLSNGSFIFGIMTGIKAMNENRVLDEVETEFAGKKHKWKVYTSNLVNMGSDNGKPKNINIYWEMFKYDILKRIGNQKICYIKIYGAKASNNYSIGELRINDVNIPELADKMNEYVKTWNETDFSSDKQFFFLVQDNETYTPYPFSNDEILKFIQEYSNIVLNLKESEESYDKLGNLAEKLTKDYTLATDLFLFLPEICADNEFFNELHSSEKINFNFESEGKNITVYKTQLYTYHLINNYLFELFRENTFNGKENEIYAKFINMSALYNIYLQVKSDYEKKNKILENLEVNLSFNVDNDYSIR from the coding sequence ATGGATAATGAAGAATTAAATAATGAAGAATTAGATGAGCAATTTCAAAAATTATATGAAGAAGGAAATCATAAAGGAATTATTAAATTGATACTTTCCTTACCAAAAGAACAATTAAATGATGATATTAAGGGGCAGCTTGCCGTTGCATACAATAACATTTCAGAATTTGACTTAGCAATAGAGATATTAAATTCTTTATCTGAAGAAACTAAAAGCAATCATACTTGGTTTTATAAAATTGCTTATGCATATTCAGGAAAGTCTGATATGAGCAATGCTAATTTAAATATAGACAGAGCATTATATACATTAGAAATGAATAAGCATTCTATAAGCAATGAAGAATATGATTATTACAGCAATTTATATAATAATCTAAAAGACTATATACAGGGCGGTAGTCTGCATTATGAAGCTAATTATGTTAATATTGATGATCCTGATTCTATAATAAAAGATGTATCATCTATTTTAGCAAATGATATAGAAAATGAAATAATAGAAGGAAGCATTGTTATAAAAAAATGGAATATATTTATTAATGCTTATCCTGATACTATAACAGATAAAAGTGCCGTTATAAACTATTATATATCTAGTCCTGATTGGGACAGAGATATATTTGAATGCTGTGCCAGTGCCGGAAAAGATGCAAATACTTCTGTTGGGCTTTCAAATGGAAGTTTTATATTTGGAATAATGACAGGTATAAAAGCTATGAATGAAAACAGAGTACTCGATGAAGTTGAAACAGAATTTGCTGGCAAAAAACATAAATGGAAAGTTTATACAAGTAATTTAGTTAATATGGGGTCAGATAACGGAAAGCCAAAAAATATAAATATTTATTGGGAGATGTTTAAATATGATATTTTAAAAAGAATAGGAAATCAAAAAATTTGCTATATTAAAATATATGGAGCTAAGGCTTCTAATAACTACTCTATAGGAGAGCTTAGAATAAATGATGTTAATATACCAGAGCTTGCTGATAAAATGAATGAATATGTAAAAACTTGGAATGAAACCGATTTTTCATCAGACAAGCAATTTTTCTTTTTAGTACAGGATAATGAAACATATACTCCTTACCCATTCAGTAATGATGAAATTTTAAAATTTATTCAAGAATATTCAAATATAGTTTTAAATTTAAAAGAGTCCGAAGAATCATATGATAAATTAGGAAATTTAGCAGAAAAACTTACAAAAGACTATACTCTTGCAACGGATTTATTCCTATTTCTTCCTGAAATATGTGCTGATAATGAGTTTTTTAATGAACTGCATTCATCTGAAAAAATTAATTTTAATTTTGAATCAGAAGGAAAAAATATCACTGTATATAAAACCCAACTTTATACATATCATTTAATCAATAATTATTTATTTGAACTTTTCAGGGAAAATACTTTCAACGGAAAAGAAAATGAAATATATGCAAAATTTATAAATATGAGTGCATTATATAATATATACTTACAAGTAAAATCAGATTATGAAAAGAAAAATAAAATACTAGAGAATCTTGAAGTTAATTTATCTTTTAATGTAGATAATGATTATAGTATTAGATAA
- the gpmA gene encoding 2,3-diphosphoglycerate-dependent phosphoglycerate mutase: MTKVVLIRHGESVWNKENLFTGWADVTLSEKGIEEAKAGGAELKKAGFTFDKAYTSTLTRAIKTLNLVLEEMGLLWIPVEKCWQLNERHYGALQGLNKSQTAEKYGEDQVKIWRRSYDTPPPALTKDDERYPGHDPRYKNLSEKELPLTECLKDTVARVVPFWENVILPDIKAGKKIIIAAHGNSLRALVKYLDNISDADITELNIPTGMPLVYELDDNFKAINKQYLGDPEAVKKAMEAVANQGKKK; the protein is encoded by the coding sequence ATGACAAAAGTTGTTTTAATTCGTCATGGTGAGAGTGTTTGGAACAAAGAGAATCTGTTTACAGGCTGGGCAGATGTTACTTTGTCTGAAAAAGGTATAGAAGAAGCTAAAGCAGGCGGTGCAGAACTTAAAAAAGCAGGCTTCACTTTTGATAAAGCATATACTTCTACTTTAACACGTGCTATCAAAACTTTAAACTTAGTTTTAGAAGAAATGGGACTTTTATGGATACCTGTAGAGAAATGCTGGCAGTTAAATGAAAGACATTACGGAGCTTTACAAGGATTAAATAAATCTCAAACAGCTGAAAAATACGGAGAAGATCAAGTAAAAATTTGGAGAAGAAGCTATGATACTCCTCCTCCAGCTTTAACTAAAGATGATGAAAGATATCCAGGACATGATCCTCGTTATAAAAACTTATCAGAAAAAGAACTTCCTCTTACTGAATGTTTAAAAGACACTGTTGCAAGAGTAGTACCTTTCTGGGAAAATGTTATACTTCCGGATATTAAAGCAGGTAAAAAAATCATTATAGCAGCACATGGAAACAGTTTAAGGGCATTAGTAAAATATTTAGACAATATATCTGATGCTGATATTACAGAACTTAATATACCTACAGGAATGCCTTTAGTTTATGAGCTTGATGATAATTTCAAAGCTATTAATAAACAGTATTTAGGAGATCCTGAGGCAGTTAAAAAAGCTATGGAAGCTGTAGCTAATCAAGGTAAGAAAAAATAA
- the kdsB gene encoding 3-deoxy-manno-octulosonate cytidylyltransferase: protein MAKITAIIPARYDSTRFPKKLTYELLGKPIIIAVYDNVKASEKIDDCIVATDSKEIMDICEKNNAKAVMTSSEHTSGTSRIIEVAKKIESDIIINVQGDEPLIDESVLNPLIDAFEDENVDIATLKTRIDDNSPLIKDENAVKVVTDINNYAMYFSRATIPHKRFDQNINAEYYKHIGVYAFRRDILLKIENLQECRYEVIEKLEQLRWLYNGMKIKVLETNKFIHGIDTKEDLELVQNYLRNFAQSELNNENLYK from the coding sequence ATGGCTAAAATCACAGCAATAATACCTGCAAGATATGATTCAACTAGATTTCCAAAAAAATTAACTTATGAACTGCTTGGCAAACCCATAATAATAGCGGTATATGATAATGTTAAAGCTTCTGAAAAAATAGATGACTGCATTGTTGCAACTGACTCTAAAGAAATAATGGATATATGTGAAAAAAATAATGCCAAAGCAGTAATGACTTCATCAGAACATACTTCAGGAACCTCAAGGATTATAGAAGTTGCTAAAAAAATTGAAAGCGACATTATTATTAATGTACAAGGTGATGAGCCTTTAATAGATGAATCGGTGCTTAATCCTTTAATAGATGCCTTTGAAGATGAAAATGTTGATATTGCCACTTTAAAAACTAGAATAGATGACAATAGCCCTTTAATAAAAGATGAGAATGCAGTTAAAGTTGTTACTGATATAAATAATTATGCAATGTATTTTTCAAGGGCTACTATACCTCATAAAAGATTCGATCAGAATATAAATGCTGAATACTATAAACATATAGGAGTTTATGCTTTTAGAAGAGATATACTATTAAAAATAGAAAATTTACAGGAATGCAGATACGAGGTAATAGAAAAACTTGAACAATTAAGATGGCTGTATAATGGTATGAAGATAAAAGTTTTAGAAACTAATAAATTTATTCATGGTATAGATACAAAAGAAGATTTAGAATTAGTTCAGAATTATTTGAGAAATTTTGCTCAAAGCGAATTAAATAATGAAAATTTATATAAGTAA
- a CDS encoding PTS sugar transporter subunit IIA produces the protein MISLSDVEKYIKNSYVILDLKANNKDEAISEMLIYSEANGLRINIAQIIESMYKKEDIISSGLGYGVAFPHVRTNQVEDNDIIFAVSKKGLNYSALDKKPVHLLTMFLTNKNSNEKYLGLLSLFTKISRMSMYPVVLLESKTIEEFKEKLIYISKEMLNSK, from the coding sequence ATGATTTCATTAAGTGATGTTGAAAAATACATAAAGAATTCTTATGTCATTTTAGATTTAAAAGCAAATAATAAAGACGAAGCTATCAGTGAAATGTTAATATATTCAGAGGCTAACGGACTTAGAATAAATATAGCACAGATAATAGAGTCTATGTATAAAAAAGAGGATATTATAAGCAGCGGCTTAGGATATGGCGTTGCTTTTCCGCATGTAAGAACTAATCAAGTAGAAGATAATGATATAATATTTGCCGTATCAAAAAAAGGATTAAACTATTCAGCACTTGATAAAAAACCGGTTCATTTACTTACAATGTTTTTAACTAATAAAAACAGCAATGAAAAGTATTTAGGTCTTCTATCCCTATTCACAAAAATTTCAAGAATGAGTATGTATCCTGTTGTATTATTAGAATCAAAAACTATAGAAGAATTTAAAGAAAAATTAATATATATATCCAAAGAAATGCTTAATTCTAAATAA
- the eno gene encoding phosphopyruvate hydratase, protein MSLIDDIVAREILDSRGNPTVEVDVYLDSGVMGRAAVPSGASTGEHEAVELRDGDKSRYMGKGVQKAVENVNEIICNDLIGMDALDQVEIDRTMIELDGTENKGKLGANAILGVSLAVAKAAAEELGMPLYRYIGGTNAKTLPVPMANILNGGAHSSAPIDFQEYMVMPVGAPTFKEGIRYVAEVFHNLKNILHDRGLSTTVGDEGGFAPTLKDNEEPLQVIMQAIEKAGYKPGDDIMIAMDPASSEFYNKDKKKYVFHKSDNRELTPAEMVDFYVNLCNKYPIISIEDGVAEDDWDGWKILTEKLGGKVQLVGDDLFVTNVKRLQMGLDKGVANSILIKVNQIGTLTETLDSIELAKTHNYTAVVSHRSGETEDSTIADIVVATNAGQIKTGSASRSDRIAKYNQLLRIEEELGSRAIYLGKKAFYNVIK, encoded by the coding sequence ATGTCTTTAATAGATGATATAGTAGCTAGAGAAATATTAGATTCAAGAGGAAACCCTACAGTAGAAGTAGATGTTTACTTAGACAGCGGCGTTATGGGAAGAGCTGCAGTTCCATCAGGAGCTTCTACAGGAGAACATGAGGCAGTAGAATTAAGAGACGGCGATAAATCAAGATATATGGGTAAAGGTGTTCAAAAAGCCGTAGAAAATGTTAATGAGATTATTTGCAATGATTTAATAGGTATGGATGCTTTAGATCAAGTTGAAATAGACAGAACTATGATCGAACTTGACGGCACAGAAAATAAAGGTAAATTAGGTGCTAATGCTATACTTGGCGTATCACTTGCTGTAGCAAAAGCTGCTGCTGAAGAATTAGGTATGCCTTTATACAGATACATTGGCGGTACTAACGCTAAAACTTTACCTGTTCCTATGGCTAATATATTAAACGGAGGTGCTCACTCATCAGCTCCAATCGACTTCCAAGAATATATGGTTATGCCTGTTGGTGCTCCTACTTTCAAAGAAGGAATACGCTATGTAGCTGAAGTATTCCATAACTTAAAAAATATACTTCATGACAGAGGATTAAGCACTACAGTTGGTGATGAAGGCGGATTTGCTCCTACTCTTAAAGATAATGAAGAGCCTCTTCAAGTAATTATGCAGGCTATTGAAAAAGCTGGGTATAAACCAGGCGATGATATAATGATAGCTATGGACCCTGCTTCAAGCGAATTCTATAACAAAGATAAGAAAAAATATGTATTCCATAAATCTGACAATAGAGAATTAACTCCTGCTGAAATGGTTGATTTCTATGTTAATTTATGTAATAAATACCCTATTATCTCTATAGAAGATGGGGTTGCTGAAGATGATTGGGACGGATGGAAAATATTAACTGAAAAATTAGGCGGTAAAGTTCAATTAGTAGGAGATGACTTGTTTGTTACTAATGTAAAAAGACTTCAAATGGGTTTAGACAAAGGTGTTGCTAACTCTATTTTAATTAAAGTAAATCAAATTGGTACTTTAACTGAAACTTTAGACTCTATTGAACTTGCTAAAACTCATAATTACACTGCTGTAGTTTCCCACAGATCTGGTGAAACAGAAGATTCTACTATTGCTGATATAGTAGTAGCTACTAATGCTGGTCAAATCAAAACAGGTTCTGCTTCAAGAAGTGATAGGATTGCTAAATACAATCAATTATTAAGAATTGAAGAAGAATTAGGCAGCAGAGCTATTTACTTAGGTAAGAAGGCTTTCTATAATGTTATAAAATAA
- a CDS encoding bacteriohemerythrin has product MSNKYIVWEDKYKVGYKRIDDQHLELIEIINDLHDCMDNKDSKDESLKSQFKKALIKTVDYVAYHFSCEEKIMHAIKYNKIIEHSSYHREFTQTIYNYVKSYENGSLDAINNLVQYLKDWFLNHILVTDKKFIKEVKETLEKLSKEE; this is encoded by the coding sequence ATGAGCAACAAATATATAGTATGGGAAGATAAATATAAAGTAGGATATAAAAGAATAGATGATCAGCATTTGGAATTAATAGAGATAATTAATGATTTGCATGATTGTATGGATAATAAAGATTCAAAAGATGAATCTCTTAAATCCCAGTTTAAAAAGGCTTTAATAAAAACTGTGGATTATGTAGCATATCATTTTTCTTGTGAAGAAAAAATAATGCATGCTATTAAATACAATAAAATAATAGAACATTCTTCATATCATAGGGAATTTACACAAACAATTTATAATTATGTAAAATCTTATGAAAATGGTTCTTTAGATGCTATTAATAATTTAGTTCAGTATCTAAAAGATTGGTTTTTAAATCATATTTTAGTTACAGATAAAAAATTTATAAAGGAAGTTAAGGAAACATTAGAAAAACTTTCTAAAGAAGAATAA
- a CDS encoding bacteriohemerythrin translates to MDQMAEIIVKKGWIKWEERFKTGYKRIDNQHKELVNIINDLYETGVKGDIGDDEVQKAFKEIIKRTIDYATYHFAYEEKIMNAINYSASKDHISKHRAFSLKIVDEVNRYEKGDDLVIKDFITFLKDWLLNHIVLEDKKFIAEVKTTLAKMYEEEMN, encoded by the coding sequence ATGGATCAAATGGCAGAAATTATTGTTAAAAAAGGCTGGATTAAATGGGAAGAGAGATTCAAAACTGGTTATAAAAGAATAGATAATCAGCATAAAGAGCTAGTTAATATTATAAATGATCTTTATGAAACAGGTGTTAAAGGTGATATTGGAGATGATGAGGTACAAAAAGCATTCAAAGAAATAATTAAAAGAACTATAGACTATGCTACTTATCACTTTGCTTATGAAGAAAAGATTATGAATGCCATAAATTACTCCGCATCTAAGGACCATATATCTAAACACAGAGCATTCTCTCTTAAAATAGTTGATGAAGTTAATAGATATGAGAAAGGTGATGATTTGGTAATTAAAGATTTTATTACTTTTTTAAAAGATTGGCTGCTTAATCATATTGTGCTTGAAGATAAAAAATTCATAGCTGAAGTAAAAACTACATTAGCTAAAATGTATGAAGAAGAAATGAATTGA
- a CDS encoding NAD-dependent deacylase yields MTDYKLIAQTIKESKYAVAFTGAGISVESGVPPFRGENGLWEKHGSQFAEISYFVKHQKESWKSLKKVFYDPITYVKPNKAHIVLANLEKMGIMRSVITQNIDNLHQEAGSKIVYELHGTAKYAVCMKCKTRYKISKEILAMDPPSCEKCGSTLKPDFVFFGEQLPAIDFNSSIEDAQKSDLFIIIGTGGEVMPAAQIPHIAKMSRAKIMEINPAPSSFTNSIVDIYIQEKAGVAFTEIEKYL; encoded by the coding sequence ATGACAGATTATAAATTAATAGCACAAACAATAAAAGAATCAAAATATGCAGTAGCTTTTACAGGAGCAGGCATAAGTGTAGAAAGCGGAGTACCTCCATTCAGAGGCGAAAACGGTCTTTGGGAAAAACATGGGAGTCAGTTCGCTGAAATTTCGTATTTTGTAAAACATCAAAAAGAGTCTTGGAAATCTTTGAAAAAAGTTTTTTATGATCCTATTACATATGTAAAACCTAATAAGGCTCATATAGTATTAGCCAATTTAGAAAAGATGGGTATTATGAGAAGTGTAATTACTCAAAATATTGATAATCTTCATCAGGAAGCCGGAAGTAAAATAGTATATGAACTTCATGGCACAGCTAAATATGCAGTATGTATGAAATGTAAAACAAGATATAAAATCAGTAAAGAAATACTTGCTATGGATCCGCCTTCATGTGAAAAATGCGGCTCTACTTTAAAACCTGATTTTGTATTTTTTGGAGAACAGCTCCCTGCAATAGATTTCAACTCTTCAATAGAAGATGCTCAAAAAAGCGACTTATTTATTATAATAGGTACAGGCGGCGAAGTAATGCCGGCAGCTCAGATTCCTCATATAGCTAAAATGTCCAGAGCAAAAATTATGGAGATTAACCCTGCACCTTCCAGCTTTACTAATTCTATAGTTGATATTTATATACAAGAAAAAGCAGGGGTTGCATTTACAGAAATAGAAAAATATTTATAA
- a CDS encoding redox-sensing transcriptional repressor Rex yields MISRTQIMRLLKYKNALRRMKSFGFIKAYSNNLGDAIGITSVQVRKDFSLFNISGNKKGGYNIDDLLEQIDSILGKQISHNIILVGYGKIGKALVNYRGFESESIKIVAAFDHNPEKIDRDAAIPILPIEELKDFIINNKIEIAILTVPDLEAQRMFDVICNAGIKGVLNFAPIKLLERPDCIINDVNIADEIESLFYFINDVKDTNYSSVKKHKEKSDK; encoded by the coding sequence ATGATTAGCAGAACACAAATTATGCGTTTATTAAAATACAAGAATGCTCTAAGACGCATGAAAAGTTTTGGATTTATAAAAGCATATTCCAATAATTTGGGAGATGCAATAGGTATAACTTCAGTTCAGGTAAGAAAGGATTTTTCATTATTTAATATATCTGGAAACAAAAAGGGCGGGTATAATATAGATGATTTACTAGAGCAAATCGACAGCATATTAGGAAAGCAAATATCTCATAATATTATACTAGTAGGATATGGTAAAATAGGAAAAGCCTTGGTTAATTACAGAGGATTTGAAAGCGAATCTATAAAGATAGTTGCCGCATTTGATCATAATCCTGAAAAAATAGATAGAGATGCTGCCATTCCTATACTTCCTATAGAGGAGTTAAAGGATTTTATAATCAATAATAAAATAGAAATAGCAATATTAACTGTACCTGATTTGGAAGCTCAAAGAATGTTTGATGTTATATGTAATGCAGGTATAAAAGGGGTTTTAAATTTCGCACCTATAAAACTTTTAGAGAGACCTGATTGTATAATTAATGATGTTAATATAGCTGATGAAATTGAATCTTTATTCTACTTTATAAATGATGTGAAAGATACTAATTATTCTTCTGTAAAGAAGCATAAAGAAAAGTCAGATAAATAA